ATAATTAAATATTTGTTACAGCCCCCTCAAAAACAAAAAAAGTTAGGCTATGCGCTTAAAGTAGAAAAGCACACATGCTTAACAGTATTTTTTTTGGATTGAGAGCGAGGAGTATATGAGTCAAAGCTTTCGTGGCGCGTATCATAACATTGTCTAGGAAAAAGTGAGCAAATTAACTGCATTTTTTTTTATTTTTTTTTCACTTTTTTTACATTTTAGGGGTGGACAATTTCTAATCGATAATTTACTAGGCTTTTTTTGCTTTTGTTTAGCTCAAATTGGAATCGGTAAGGGGTGTTGGATGGAATGCGCTGAATACCCTGTAAGTTCTCTACTAAATATTGCTGAGGAGTTAGTATGATTTCTTCAGTTTTGCTTGGTTCTGTCGTAAAAATCAACTTTAAGTTAGGAAGCTCAATACTTTTATCATTCTGATTAAGTAATATGCCTGAAAATTGGGTATGGTTTGCATCAATTCTACGAACTTTTATCTTTTCTATATGAATAAGTTCATACAGTTCTGCTGTTTTATTGCAATGTAGTATTTGGCAAACATAATTAAATGCATGACTAACGGTAGGGCTTGTATGCATGAGTTTAGGGTTAAACCAGAGAATCTGGAAAGTAAAAACTAAAATCAGAATAAGGTTGGCAGAGCTCCAGAGCGTATAGTACAACCAACTATGTTTTTTATTATTGTCTTGTTCTTGTGGGGACACTTGCTCAGCCAAATTAAGGTTTGGTAAAGCATTAATAGGTTCATTATGAAAGTAATTTAAGTTGTTGAGATAGGTTAATAGATCAATATTAGAGTTCTCAACTTTTTGGTCAAAGATATCTAACACGTGTGAATGTGTCATATATCGTGTTTGCATTGAACCATTAACTAAAGTAGATGAATTAACCATGGCTGGCTGTTC
This genomic stretch from Acinetobacter pittii harbors:
- a CDS encoding zinc-ribbon and DUF3426 domain-containing protein, which produces MNEKQTRCPKCLTVYKVSLTQLTVAQGMVCCPKCNSNFNALTNLINIEQPAMVNSSTLVNGSMQTRYMTHSHVLDIFDQKVENSNIDLLTYLNNLNYFHNEPINALPNLNLAEQVSPQEQDNNKKHSWLYYTLWSSANLILILVFTFQILWFNPKLMHTSPTVSHAFNYVCQILHCNKTAELYELIHIEKIKVRRIDANHTQFSGILLNQNDKSIELPNLKLIFTTEPSKTEEIILTPQQYLVENLQGIQRIPSNTPYRFQFELNKSKKSLVNYRLEIVHP